The following proteins come from a genomic window of Nitrosopumilus sp.:
- a CDS encoding site-specific integrase, protein MIIQTRSKKTYLERIQSKDKEIRQGIEAMIKNFENFSMEKYGKAEIIEDIKLMNNEQVFDLLQSWIDWNTLSSGTIKFYFSKLKSYLHYFGIKLHPQDIKEELTFKRQIQEELYPLTVNDIQTITKNLRYKHKTLFICQSSSLMRIGEMMQLRKKHLIADKKNIIVKIPASIAKFKKGRTTFFSKEASRLLRPILRELDENDLVFGTSEYPKHSKITAQGVLRNAHDRIGLNMKYETTGRYMINTHCFRAFGITRLSRHDPNFAKKIAGQKSYLLQYDRMTDEEKLELYQKHEIDLLIDDSAITQAELEKIQNEKSEQTQKDNEQRKRMQEMEERMQEMQKEMVLQRSAFVFFKAQMGMPTQLNLQQLESQNNEKSALKW, encoded by the coding sequence GTGATAATTCAGACTCGATCAAAGAAAACCTATCTTGAAAGAATTCAATCAAAGGATAAGGAAATCAGGCAAGGAATCGAGGCCATGATTAAGAATTTTGAGAATTTCTCTATGGAAAAATACGGTAAAGCTGAGATAATTGAGGATATCAAACTAATGAACAACGAACAGGTTTTTGATTTATTGCAGAGTTGGATTGATTGGAATACATTAAGTTCAGGAACTATCAAATTCTATTTTTCAAAATTAAAATCATACTTGCATTATTTTGGAATAAAATTGCATCCTCAAGACATCAAAGAAGAATTGACATTCAAAAGACAGATTCAAGAAGAACTTTACCCACTAACCGTTAATGACATTCAGACCATAACCAAAAACCTAAGATACAAACACAAAACGCTTTTCATATGCCAATCATCCTCTTTGATGAGAATCGGCGAGATGATGCAATTAAGGAAAAAACACCTAATTGCTGACAAGAAAAACATCATTGTCAAGATTCCTGCAAGCATAGCTAAATTCAAAAAGGGCAGAACAACATTTTTTTCAAAAGAGGCAAGCAGATTACTAAGGCCAATACTACGAGAACTGGACGAGAACGATTTAGTTTTTGGAACAAGTGAGTATCCAAAACATTCAAAGATAACAGCTCAAGGGGTTTTAAGAAACGCACATGATAGGATAGGCCTTAACATGAAATATGAAACAACAGGACGATATATGATAAACACACATTGTTTTAGGGCATTTGGCATTACTAGATTGTCACGCCATGATCCTAACTTTGCTAAAAAAATTGCTGGACAGAAAAGCTACTTGTTACAATATGATAGAATGACAGACGAAGAAAAATTAGAATTATACCAAAAACATGAAATTGATTTGCTAATTGATGATTCTGCAATAACTCAGGCAGAACTGGAAAAGATACAAAATGAAAAGTCAGAACAGACACAAAAAGACAATGAACAAAGGAAAAGAATGCAGGAGATGGAGGAAAGAATGCAGGAGATGCAAAAGGAGATGGTTCTGCAAAGATCTGCATTTGTATTCTTCAAGGCACAAATGGGAATGCCAACTCAGTTGAATCTGCAACAATTAGAGTCTCAAAACAACGAGAAATCGGCACTGAAATGGTAG
- a CDS encoding HAMP domain-containing sensor histidine kinase — MQDNSTILKNISNLDQINTIKELKKIIDSQAQEMIKQKKMVQIGEIASRLSHDLRNPLSVIMVSVENLAMLYGTDNQKRKHYDRICHSIDRIVNQVNNVLNYVKDQPTVLSKTKTSRIILDSMDSILIPDNVKINTSKNDYDIVCDREQLSIAINNLVVNAIQAVGIKGSIDIRVGKEKNWIIFEIEDSGNGISEENLPYIFKPLFTTKKTGTGFGLVSVKFVVESHGGEITVSNSPTTFKVKIPKTPPSNFLSNYD, encoded by the coding sequence GTGCAGGATAACTCAACAATTCTAAAAAATATCTCTAATCTGGATCAAATTAACACAATCAAGGAATTAAAAAAAATCATTGATTCACAGGCTCAAGAAATGATCAAGCAGAAGAAAATGGTGCAGATAGGCGAGATTGCATCCAGGTTGTCTCATGATTTAAGAAATCCTCTTTCAGTCATCATGGTATCTGTTGAAAATTTAGCCATGCTATATGGAACTGACAATCAAAAACGAAAACACTATGACAGAATATGCCATTCCATAGATAGAATTGTCAACCAAGTTAACAATGTGCTGAATTATGTCAAAGATCAGCCCACGGTTTTATCTAAAACAAAAACATCTAGAATTATTTTAGATTCTATGGATTCTATTCTCATTCCCGATAATGTTAAAATTAATACCTCGAAAAATGACTATGACATTGTTTGCGACAGAGAACAATTGTCAATTGCCATTAACAATCTTGTTGTCAATGCCATTCAGGCTGTGGGGATAAAAGGAAGTATCGATATCAGGGTTGGGAAAGAAAAGAATTGGATTATTTTTGAAATTGAAGACTCCGGAAATGGAATTTCTGAAGAGAATCTGCCTTATATTTTCAAGCCGTTATTCACTACAAAAAAAACCGGTACTGGTTTTGGTTTAGTAAGTGTGAAATTTGTTGTTGAATCACATGGAGGCGAAATCACAGTGTCAAATTCACCTACAACCTTTAAGGTAAAAATACCTAAAACTCCACCTAGCAATTTTTTATCCAATTATGATTAG
- a CDS encoding CFI-box-CTERM domain-containing protein, with translation MTGKFLQSRSIILGIIVIFTVFTISLTETIQLSDGFSSKSTAGWVYNLNPGESEVMTWTLTNSEEVPINIEFRAEGEGSELFVFEKLVIMEPKEQRAFEFIVIVPDDHPNNIEYRPVLFALERALPSDGGAAAVLINYQMSAKPIIKIGDEPIYTAPVIEKEKIEEKQLKKETPTKEDFSTAPTETIEEKLARIAEANKDVKDDDSFDKSLKEEPMSGYDPEPIPDPEPIPDPEPITHTIIKEDDIIEGGGGCLIATAAYGTELAPQIQFLREIRDNTVMSTVSGISFMTGFNQLYYSFSPTIADMERKNPMFQEAVRALITPMISTLSIMTLAEKGNDVQVLGLGIFVIVLNSGLYIAAPTVAGYVLSKRLRN, from the coding sequence TTGACAGGTAAATTTTTACAATCACGTTCAATCATTTTAGGAATTATTGTGATTTTTACTGTTTTTACAATATCATTGACTGAAACTATTCAACTCTCTGATGGATTTTCAAGTAAAAGCACTGCTGGTTGGGTTTATAATTTGAACCCTGGAGAATCTGAAGTTATGACATGGACCTTAACAAATTCCGAAGAAGTACCAATAAACATAGAATTTCGTGCAGAGGGTGAAGGTTCAGAATTGTTTGTTTTTGAAAAATTAGTAATTATGGAGCCAAAAGAACAAAGAGCATTTGAATTTATTGTGATAGTTCCTGATGACCATCCTAATAATATAGAATACAGACCAGTTTTGTTTGCATTAGAAAGAGCCTTGCCTTCTGACGGTGGCGCAGCAGCTGTTTTAATCAATTATCAAATGAGTGCAAAACCAATTATCAAAATTGGTGATGAACCTATTTACACAGCGCCAGTTATTGAAAAAGAAAAAATTGAAGAAAAACAATTAAAAAAAGAAACTCCAACTAAAGAAGATTTTTCAACCGCGCCAACTGAAACAATAGAAGAAAAACTGGCCAGAATTGCAGAAGCAAACAAAGATGTAAAAGATGATGATTCATTTGATAAATCTTTAAAAGAAGAACCAATGTCAGGATATGATCCAGAACCTATACCTGATCCAGAACCTATACCTGATCCAGAACCTATAACCCACACAATTATCAAAGAAGATGATATCATAGAGGGGGGAGGCGGATGTCTTATTGCAACTGCTGCATATGGAACTGAATTAGCACCTCAAATTCAATTCCTCAGAGAAATTAGAGACAATACGGTAATGAGTACTGTGTCTGGGATATCGTTTATGACTGGATTTAACCAATTATACTATTCATTTTCACCAACGATCGCCGACATGGAACGAAAAAATCCTATGTTCCAAGAAGCAGTGAGAGCTCTCATCACTCCAATGATATCCACTCTATCGATTATGACACTGGCAGAAAAAGGAAATGATGTACAGGTATTGGGATTAGGGATATTTGTAATTGTGTTAAACTCTGGATTGTATATTGCAGCTCCTACTGTAGCAGGTTATGTATTAAGTAAACGCCTAAGAAATTAG
- a CDS encoding 5-(carboxyamino)imidazole ribonucleotide synthase yields the protein MAKVLGIIGGGQLGMMITEAAKKMPQHISKIIVLDPTKNCPASQVGAEQIIADFKDKNAIVDLANKSDIITYEIESGDSTILKNIEKNTKINPSPETLRIIQDKFLQKSFLKENNIPVPEFIKIENIEELKTGLRNFGYPALLKARRDAYDGRGNYKIDSEKDIQKALDYFKGQNLLLEKFVKFKMEVSVIASRNTKGQIKTYPLVENIHEQNILRETIAPARVSHEITKKAEVIAEKTMQVLKGAGIFGIEMFVTQEDDIVINEIAPRVHNSGHHTLQSTKTSQFEQHLRAILGLELGDTELLHPTIMYNILGDVSFEGKYAPINISEENVFLKMYGKEISKPLRKLGHFNLVAKEGETIEELLKKIEKIKEKVVVKQVS from the coding sequence ATGGCAAAGGTTCTAGGGATCATCGGGGGAGGACAACTTGGAATGATGATCACAGAGGCTGCAAAAAAAATGCCTCAACATATATCAAAAATTATTGTTTTAGATCCTACTAAGAATTGCCCTGCATCACAAGTAGGCGCTGAACAAATCATAGCAGATTTTAAAGATAAAAATGCCATAGTTGACTTAGCAAACAAATCAGATATCATTACTTATGAAATTGAATCAGGCGACAGTACAATACTAAAAAATATTGAAAAAAATACCAAGATCAATCCATCCCCTGAAACATTAAGAATAATTCAGGATAAATTTTTACAAAAATCCTTTTTAAAAGAAAACAACATTCCAGTACCCGAATTTATCAAAATTGAAAATATTGAAGAACTTAAAACAGGATTGAGAAATTTTGGATATCCAGCTTTGCTTAAAGCAAGAAGAGATGCATATGATGGACGAGGAAATTATAAAATTGATTCTGAAAAAGACATACAAAAAGCATTAGATTATTTTAAGGGTCAAAATTTGTTATTAGAAAAATTTGTTAAATTTAAAATGGAGGTTTCTGTAATTGCGTCTAGAAATACTAAAGGTCAAATCAAAACATATCCATTAGTAGAAAACATTCATGAGCAAAATATTTTGCGTGAAACAATTGCGCCTGCAAGAGTGTCCCATGAAATAACAAAAAAAGCAGAAGTGATTGCTGAAAAAACAATGCAGGTTCTTAAAGGTGCAGGAATTTTTGGAATCGAAATGTTTGTAACACAAGAAGATGACATTGTAATAAATGAGATTGCACCAAGAGTGCATAATTCTGGACATCATACACTACAATCAACCAAAACATCCCAGTTTGAACAACACCTTAGAGCAATTTTAGGTCTTGAATTGGGAGATACAGAACTCTTACATCCCACCATAATGTACAATATTTTAGGTGATGTTTCATTTGAAGGAAAATATGCACCAATAAATATATCTGAAGAAAATGTTTTTTTGAAAATGTATGGAAAAGAAATTTCAAAACCTTTACGTAAATTAGGTCATTTTAATTTAGTTGCAAAAGAAGGGGAGACCATAGAAGAATTACTTAAAAAGATTGAAAAGATAAAAGAAAAAGTTGTTGTCAAACAAGTATCGTAA
- the purE gene encoding 5-(carboxyamino)imidazole ribonucleotide mutase, with product MIFSKKPLVGIIMGSSSDSRVMQDASEVLDQFKIKHEDQIVSAHRTPSRLAEYAQHAEKMGFHVIIAGAGGAAHLPGMIASHTVIPVIGVPILVYNDKHPKKNNTSKFSAFGGLDSLLSITEMPSGSPVVAVGINKAGNAAIYAMKILANEFPELKKKLIQHKSNQHDSVIKESEQLKKEGLSKFAKNKFK from the coding sequence ATGATATTTTCCAAGAAACCCTTAGTTGGAATTATTATGGGTTCAAGCTCTGATAGTAGAGTGATGCAAGATGCATCAGAAGTATTAGATCAATTCAAAATTAAACATGAAGATCAAATTGTTTCAGCACATCGTACCCCTTCCAGATTAGCAGAATATGCACAACATGCTGAAAAAATGGGATTTCATGTAATTATTGCTGGTGCTGGTGGTGCTGCTCATTTACCTGGAATGATTGCATCACATACAGTAATCCCAGTCATTGGTGTTCCAATACTAGTCTATAACGATAAACATCCAAAAAAAAATAACACTTCAAAATTTTCTGCATTTGGTGGATTGGATTCACTATTATCTATAACTGAAATGCCTTCAGGTTCTCCTGTTGTTGCAGTCGGAATTAATAAAGCAGGAAATGCTGCAATTTATGCCATGAAAATTCTTGCGAATGAATTTCCAGAATTAAAAAAGAAATTAATTCAGCATAAATCTAATCAACATGACTCTGTGATTAAAGAATCAGAACAATTAAAGAAGGAAGGACTTTCAAAATTTGCCAAAAATAAATTCAAATAA
- a CDS encoding matrixin family metalloprotease — MDKQNEDSAAMEGKIDQISNQLGLINQKYEKLDSVLHRNTSYFFVLFCSIIVVFSVIMFSIYYSNIQPLESGHFITQSLMGDSIDTWLSWKLSDSERIFHVHIINHAKTSQKNIDLIKESIMSEEIIEINDLDTHKGTSKNSSKFYKGWQGVLNEFDSLELRYNIPIRLHVHESTSDDGDILILLMDEKNSEGYSGYTRSIIDEDKNQILKSRITIYESSKLDENKLAAITRHEMGHALGLQHSTDPDDLMYYKITTTNPFISECNVSALKSLYDGEIMSKFLCEK; from the coding sequence TTGGACAAACAAAATGAGGATTCTGCCGCTATGGAGGGAAAGATAGATCAGATTTCAAATCAACTTGGATTAATAAATCAAAAATACGAAAAACTCGACTCTGTTTTGCATCGTAACACATCTTATTTTTTTGTCTTATTTTGTTCAATAATTGTTGTATTTTCTGTCATCATGTTTTCCATCTATTATTCGAACATTCAACCTTTAGAATCAGGTCATTTCATAACCCAGTCATTGATGGGGGATTCTATAGATACTTGGCTGTCTTGGAAATTATCTGATTCAGAAAGAATTTTTCATGTACACATAATTAATCATGCAAAAACATCTCAAAAAAACATTGATCTGATTAAAGAATCAATAATGTCCGAGGAAATTATCGAAATAAATGATTTAGATACTCATAAAGGAACATCAAAAAACTCATCCAAGTTCTATAAGGGGTGGCAAGGCGTATTAAATGAATTTGACTCTTTAGAATTACGATACAATATACCAATCCGGTTACATGTTCATGAATCAACTAGTGATGATGGAGATATTCTGATCCTTTTAATGGATGAAAAAAATTCTGAGGGGTATTCAGGATATACACGTTCTATTATTGATGAGGACAAGAACCAGATATTGAAATCAAGAATCACTATTTACGAATCGAGCAAATTAGACGAAAATAAGTTAGCGGCCATCACACGTCATGAGATGGGGCATGCATTAGGGTTGCAGCATTCAACAGATCCTGATGACCTCATGTATTATAAAATCACAACAACAAACCCATTTATTTCCGAATGTAATGTATCTGCTCTGAAATCTTTGTATGATGGAGAAATAATGTCTAAATTTTTATGTGAAAAATAA